From one Conexibacter woesei Iso977N genomic stretch:
- a CDS encoding long-chain-fatty-acid--CoA ligase, whose product MGSNLATILTESAAKFPEREAVKLDDAVFNYKLLDEASARVASMLKAKGLQPGDRVGIMLPNVPYFPVAYYGVLRAGGVVVPMNVLLTKREVGFYLKDPGAKIVFAWHDFLEAAQTGADEAGAEVINVKPGEIEGEIFAHEPDFDVADVAEDDTAVILYTSGTTGQPKGAELTHSNLKLNCEASASLFDLGETVVVLGALPLFHSFGQTCGMNATISRGGCLSLIPRFDPAKALEIIQRDKVKVFEGVPTMYGAMLHLPNRGDYDTSSLETCASGGAALPVELLRGFDEAFHCKVLEGYGLSETSPVASFNHPDKERKAGSIGTPIKGVEMKVVDEDGRDLPVGEVGEIVIKGHNVMKGYWNKPDATADAIRDGWFHSGDMAKVDDDGYFFIVDRKKDMIIRGGYNVYPREIEEVLYEHPAVREAAVVGVPHDDLGEEVGAAVVLKDDESVSADELQAYMKENVAAYKYPRHIWFVSELPKGPTGKILKREIEAPIRDAS is encoded by the coding sequence ATGGGCAGCAACCTCGCCACGATCCTGACCGAGTCGGCCGCGAAGTTCCCGGAGCGGGAAGCGGTCAAGCTCGACGACGCCGTCTTCAACTACAAGTTGCTCGACGAGGCCTCGGCCCGCGTCGCGAGCATGTTGAAGGCCAAGGGCCTGCAGCCCGGCGACCGCGTCGGGATCATGCTGCCCAACGTCCCGTACTTCCCGGTCGCCTACTACGGCGTCCTGCGCGCGGGCGGCGTCGTGGTGCCGATGAACGTGCTGCTGACCAAGCGCGAGGTCGGCTTCTACCTCAAGGACCCGGGCGCGAAGATCGTCTTCGCCTGGCACGACTTCCTCGAGGCCGCGCAGACCGGCGCCGACGAGGCCGGCGCCGAGGTCATCAACGTCAAGCCGGGCGAGATCGAGGGCGAGATCTTCGCCCACGAGCCCGACTTCGACGTCGCCGACGTGGCCGAGGACGACACCGCGGTCATCCTCTACACCTCGGGCACGACCGGCCAGCCCAAGGGCGCCGAGCTGACCCACAGCAACCTGAAGCTGAACTGCGAGGCGTCCGCGTCGCTGTTCGACCTCGGCGAGACCGTCGTCGTCCTCGGCGCGCTCCCGTTGTTCCACTCCTTCGGCCAGACCTGCGGGATGAACGCCACCATCTCGCGCGGCGGCTGCCTGTCGCTGATCCCGCGCTTCGACCCCGCCAAGGCGCTGGAGATCATCCAGCGCGACAAGGTGAAGGTCTTCGAGGGCGTCCCGACGATGTACGGCGCGATGCTGCACCTGCCCAACCGCGGTGACTACGACACATCGTCGCTGGAGACGTGCGCGTCCGGCGGCGCGGCGCTGCCCGTCGAGCTGCTGCGCGGCTTCGACGAGGCGTTCCACTGCAAGGTGCTCGAGGGCTATGGGTTGAGCGAGACCTCGCCGGTCGCGTCGTTCAACCACCCTGACAAGGAGCGCAAGGCCGGCTCGATCGGCACGCCGATCAAGGGCGTCGAGATGAAGGTCGTCGACGAGGACGGCAGGGACCTGCCGGTCGGCGAGGTCGGCGAGATCGTGATCAAGGGTCACAACGTGATGAAGGGCTACTGGAACAAGCCCGACGCGACGGCCGACGCGATCAGGGACGGGTGGTTCCACTCCGGCGACATGGCCAAGGTGGACGACGACGGCTACTTCTTCATCGTCGACCGCAAGAAGGACATGATCATCCGCGGCGGCTACAACGTGTACCCGCGCGAGATCGAGGAGGTGCTCTACGAGCACCCCGCCGTGCGCGAGGCCGCGGTCGTCGGCGTGCCGCACGACGACCTGGGGGAGGAGGTCGGCGCCGCCGTCGTCCTCAAGGACGATGAGTCGGTCAGCGCCGACGAGCTCCAGGCGTACATGAAGGAGAACGTCGCGGCCTACAAGTACCCGCGGCACATCTGGTTCGTCTCCGAGCTGCCGAAGGGCCCGACCGGCAAGATCCTCAAGCGCGAGATCGAAGCACCGATCCGCGACGCGTCGTAG
- a CDS encoding GNAT family N-acetyltransferase, protein MRIASAIRPAMDREVPLAVDVLRRAGFGSQVARLLEYPRRSPNAAILVAEGRNGGVVGVACTAVFATSGWIGAVGVAPEARRGGLGTALTEAAVQWLRGRGARTVLLYATEAGRPVYERLGFVAEERAIAWRGVAGAAPPLDLQRLGDADRARLRTLDHGVTGERRDNVLDAINPLAGVFAPGGVNGMVGWAIASPWGAGTAIASTRPETGVALMAAATSGPSAGTLIVPDGNLAAGDALRAWRFVRLNDALRMRLGPAVAWNPDQQFGLFNLFWG, encoded by the coding sequence GTGCGCATCGCATCGGCCATCCGCCCGGCGATGGACCGCGAGGTTCCCCTCGCGGTCGACGTGCTGCGCCGCGCCGGCTTCGGCTCGCAGGTCGCGCGGCTGCTGGAGTACCCGCGCCGCTCGCCGAACGCCGCGATCCTCGTGGCCGAGGGCCGCAACGGCGGCGTCGTCGGCGTCGCGTGCACCGCGGTGTTCGCCACCTCCGGCTGGATCGGCGCCGTCGGCGTCGCCCCGGAAGCGCGCCGCGGCGGGCTCGGCACCGCGCTGACCGAGGCGGCGGTGCAGTGGCTGCGCGGCCGCGGAGCCCGGACCGTCCTGCTCTACGCGACCGAGGCCGGCCGCCCCGTCTACGAGCGCCTCGGCTTCGTCGCCGAGGAGCGCGCGATCGCCTGGCGCGGCGTCGCGGGCGCGGCCCCGCCGCTGGACCTCCAGCGCCTCGGCGATGCCGACCGCGCGCGCCTGCGCACGCTCGACCACGGCGTGACCGGCGAGCGCCGCGACAACGTCCTGGACGCCATCAACCCGCTGGCCGGCGTCTTCGCGCCCGGCGGCGTGAACGGCATGGTCGGCTGGGCGATCGCCTCGCCGTGGGGCGCGGGAACCGCGATCGCCTCGACGCGCCCCGAGACCGGCGTTGCCCTGATGGCCGCCGCGACCTCCGGCCCGTCGGCCGGCACCCTGATCGTCCCCGACGGCAACCTCGCCGCGGGCGACGCGCTGCGCGCCTGGCGCTTCGTGCGCCTCAACGACGCGCTGCGCATGCGCCTCGGACCCGCCGTGGCGTGGAACCCGGACCAGCAGTTCGGGCTCTTCAACCTCTTCTGGGGCTGA
- a CDS encoding rhodanese-like domain-containing protein, translating into MNDDNIEIGAAETQRRFEGGEVQIVDVREDSEWAQSRIPGDVQHIPLGELTQRAGEIEDDRPVVFQCRSGVRSLMAAQAFRAVGRKAYSLEGGLVAWDADGLPLDPAGAGVAEH; encoded by the coding sequence GTGAACGACGACAACATCGAGATCGGCGCTGCGGAGACGCAGCGCCGCTTCGAAGGCGGCGAGGTCCAGATCGTCGATGTCCGCGAGGACAGCGAGTGGGCCCAGAGCCGGATCCCGGGCGACGTCCAGCACATCCCGCTCGGCGAGCTGACGCAGCGGGCGGGTGAGATCGAGGACGACCGGCCGGTCGTCTTCCAGTGCCGCTCCGGCGTGCGCTCGCTGATGGCCGCCCAGGCGTTCCGGGCCGTGGGCCGCAAGGCCTACAGCTTGGAAGGCGGGCTGGTCGCGTGGGACGCGGACGGCCTGCCGCTCGACCCCGCGGGCGCGGGCGTCGCCGAGCACTAG
- a CDS encoding cold-shock protein → MASGTVKWFSDDKGFGFITPDEGGKDLFVHHSAIIADGYRSLPEGAQVNYEEEAGDKGPKAVNVTRI, encoded by the coding sequence ATGGCCAGCGGCACCGTGAAGTGGTTCAGTGACGACAAGGGCTTCGGCTTCATCACGCCGGACGAGGGTGGCAAGGACTTGTTCGTCCACCACTCGGCCATCATCGCGGATGGCTACCGCTCTCTCCCCGAGGGCGCGCAGGTGAACTACGAGGAAGAGGCAGGGGACAAGGGCCCCAAGGCCGTCAACGTCACCCGCATCTGA
- a CDS encoding methyl-accepting chemotaxis protein, with protein MTEVEGTHKVSRFASTRTRLVLAVVALLIFVSAEIAVVLHRISAIDANNLNHGVSSAKTTFIAGTVLLLACVVAMSLWSQIEIKKRLSEISKAAGSIADGDLDPDVRLLVHDFDEVGRSAGAVQRMLGELRVIADHAGRVAEGDLSGELTPRSERDELRRSLSRMTAGLRGMVNDLSDAAETVAAVSGRVQTDADEAGRAVDEIARAVGEVASGAERQVASVIEVRGLSTSVATATQDSAAGAAAAADQATRARELAHEGAAAVGAASEAMIAVSGSSAEVTAAIRSLGERSSRIGSMVDTIGGIAEQTNLLALNAAIEAARAGEQGRGFAVVAEEVRKLADESQQAASSIASLIAEIQTETERALTVVEDGAVRTEDGVATVEAARASFASIGEAVEATSARVAEIAASITSIAAGSQKVDADVGEVASVAEQSSAAAQQVAASSSQTVASTRQIAESADELTRSAEELHRLAGRFVLSRS; from the coding sequence ATGACCGAGGTGGAGGGGACCCACAAGGTCAGCCGTTTCGCGTCCACACGGACGCGTCTCGTGCTGGCCGTCGTCGCGCTGCTGATCTTCGTCAGCGCCGAGATCGCCGTCGTGCTGCACAGGATCAGCGCGATCGACGCCAACAACTTGAACCATGGCGTGAGCAGCGCCAAGACCACGTTCATCGCCGGCACCGTGCTGCTGCTGGCCTGCGTGGTCGCGATGTCGCTGTGGTCGCAGATCGAGATCAAGAAGCGCCTGTCCGAGATCTCGAAGGCGGCGGGCTCGATCGCCGACGGCGACCTCGACCCGGACGTCAGGCTGCTCGTCCACGACTTCGACGAGGTCGGCCGCAGCGCCGGCGCCGTCCAGCGCATGCTCGGCGAGCTGCGTGTGATCGCCGACCACGCCGGTCGCGTCGCCGAGGGCGACCTGTCCGGCGAGCTGACGCCGCGCTCCGAGCGCGACGAGCTCCGGCGGTCGCTGTCCAGGATGACCGCCGGCCTGCGCGGGATGGTCAACGACCTCTCCGACGCCGCCGAGACCGTCGCCGCCGTGTCGGGCCGCGTGCAGACCGACGCCGACGAGGCCGGCCGCGCGGTCGACGAGATCGCCCGCGCCGTCGGCGAGGTCGCCTCCGGCGCCGAGCGCCAGGTCGCGTCGGTCATCGAGGTGCGCGGCCTGTCGACGAGCGTCGCGACCGCCACCCAGGACTCCGCCGCCGGCGCCGCCGCGGCCGCCGACCAGGCGACCCGTGCTCGCGAGCTGGCCCACGAGGGCGCCGCCGCCGTCGGCGCAGCGTCCGAGGCGATGATCGCCGTGTCCGGCTCGAGCGCCGAGGTCACCGCCGCGATCCGCTCGCTCGGCGAGCGCTCGTCGCGGATCGGCTCGATGGTCGACACGATCGGCGGGATCGCCGAGCAGACCAACCTGTTGGCCTTGAACGCCGCGATCGAGGCGGCCCGCGCCGGCGAGCAGGGCCGCGGCTTCGCGGTCGTCGCCGAGGAGGTCCGCAAGCTGGCCGACGAGAGCCAGCAGGCGGCGTCGTCGATCGCCTCGCTGATCGCCGAGATCCAGACCGAGACCGAGCGCGCGCTGACCGTCGTCGAGGACGGCGCGGTCCGCACCGAGGACGGCGTCGCGACCGTCGAGGCCGCGAGGGCGTCGTTCGCCTCGATCGGCGAGGCCGTCGAGGCCACCTCGGCGCGCGTCGCCGAGATCGCCGCGTCGATCACCTCGATCGCCGCCGGCTCGCAGAAGGTCGACGCCGACGTCGGCGAGGTCGCCTCGGTGGCCGAGCAGTCCAGCGCCGCCGCCCAGCAGGTCGCCGCGTCGTCGTCGCAGACGGTCGCCTCGACCAGGCAGATCGCGGAGTCCGCCGACGAGCTCACCCGCTCGGCGGAGGAGCTGCACCGCCTCGCGGGGCGCTTCGTGCTCTCGCGGTCCTAG
- a CDS encoding DUF6458 family protein: MGIGTSLFLFAAGAILRFAVTDNVSGIDLSTVGLILMIVGIVGLVISLFLLMAPRRRETVVTHDRAYVEPPAPPRY; the protein is encoded by the coding sequence ATGGGCATCGGAACGTCCCTCTTCCTCTTCGCCGCCGGCGCGATCCTGCGCTTCGCGGTGACCGACAACGTCAGCGGCATCGACCTCTCCACCGTCGGCCTGATCCTGATGATCGTCGGGATCGTCGGCCTGGTCATCTCGCTGTTCCTGCTGATGGCCCCGCGCCGCCGGGAGACCGTCGTCACGCACGATCGCGCCTACGTGGAGCCCCCGGCACCGCCGCGGTACTAG